The Devosia sp. A16 genome includes a window with the following:
- a CDS encoding endonuclease domain-containing protein gives MRSPDFIRERAKDLRRTMTQAERTLWYLLRRKELGLHFRRQHPIGPYILDFYCAAARLCVEIDGPVHEEQVARDQRRTAWLEKEGIRVMRFSTEEIEARPAAVLASIARGAPPSTA, from the coding sequence TTGCGATCACCGGACTTTATTCGCGAGCGGGCGAAGGATTTACGTCGCACGATGACGCAAGCTGAGCGGACACTATGGTACCTGCTTCGCCGCAAAGAACTCGGCCTGCACTTTCGCCGCCAGCACCCGATCGGACCGTACATTCTCGACTTCTACTGTGCAGCGGCCAGGCTGTGCGTCGAGATAGACGGACCAGTGCACGAGGAGCAGGTCGCCCGGGATCAGCGTCGAACTGCCTGGCTGGAGAAGGAAGGCATCCGAGTGATGCGCTTCTCCACTGAGGAGATCGAAGCGAGGCCGGCGGCGGTTCTGGCCAGTATCGCGCGTGGGGCTCCCCCCTCCACCGCCTGA
- a CDS encoding SDR family NAD(P)-dependent oxidoreductase: MDLGLKSKLAVITGGSVGIGLAVAEGFAAEGANVLITARGSERLHAEASRIGAKYRVEAHGVAADVATAEGCAKVVAAAAQLGGAHILVNNAGTGSNETIAEADDAKWQYYWDLHVMAAVRLGRGLVPQMKAHGGGAILHNASICAVQPLWYEPIYNTTKAALMMFSKTLANEVVGDNIRVNTVNPGLVRTPDWVKTAKQLAGEDGFEAHLQAVADEAGGMKRFATPEEMANFFVFLCSDKASYSTGSTYFVDGGWLKTV, encoded by the coding sequence ATGGACCTCGGCCTCAAATCCAAACTCGCCGTCATCACCGGCGGCAGCGTCGGTATCGGGCTGGCGGTGGCCGAGGGGTTTGCGGCCGAAGGGGCCAATGTGCTGATCACGGCGCGCGGCTCGGAGCGGCTGCATGCCGAGGCGTCGCGCATCGGGGCGAAATACCGGGTCGAGGCGCATGGCGTGGCCGCCGACGTCGCCACCGCCGAGGGCTGCGCCAAAGTGGTGGCGGCGGCGGCGCAACTGGGCGGTGCGCACATCCTCGTCAACAATGCCGGCACCGGCTCGAACGAGACCATCGCCGAAGCCGACGACGCAAAGTGGCAGTATTACTGGGATCTGCACGTGATGGCGGCGGTGCGGCTGGGGCGCGGGCTGGTGCCGCAGATGAAGGCGCATGGCGGCGGTGCCATTCTCCACAACGCCTCGATCTGCGCCGTGCAGCCGCTCTGGTACGAGCCGATCTACAACACCACCAAGGCGGCGCTGATGATGTTTTCGAAGACCCTCGCCAACGAGGTGGTGGGCGACAATATCCGGGTCAACACGGTGAACCCGGGCCTGGTGCGCACGCCCGACTGGGTGAAGACGGCCAAGCAATTGGCCGGCGAAGACGGGTTCGAAGCGCACCTGCAGGCCGTCGCCGACGAAGCCGGCGGCATGAAGCGCTTCGCTACCCCCGAGGAGATGGCGAATTTCTTCGTGTTCCTGTGCTCGGACAAGGCGAGCTACTCGACCGGGTCGACGTATTTTGTCGATGGTGGGTGGTTGAAGACGGTGTAG
- a CDS encoding ROK family transcriptional regulator translates to MVTGPTSREAGLKPGAASRGTNQTGVRLYNERLVLSLIRRHRELPKADIARLTGLSPQTISIITNALEADGLLLRGTPQRGKVGQPLVPYSLNPEGALSFGLKIGRRSVDLYLINFTGQILKLLHKTYPYPTPESIRQFARAGIDELLEGLPPPLVARIAGLGIAAPYEMWTWHQEIGAPRAEIEAWRQVDVRAMMAEICPWPVYFANDITAACAAELMFGIGADHIDYLYVFIGSFIGGGLVLNGHLFPGRTQNAGALGSMPAPDPGHVVPPGRTPQLMNVASIYVLERELLAIGRNPEILWQSPDDWGDDLGEALDRWIDEVAESLAYSIVAAIAVIDVETVLIDGAFPADVRSRIIERTGAAVGRINRQGLSPFRLLPGSIGNAARAMGGASLPLLANFTQDREVLFKDNA, encoded by the coding sequence GTGGTCACCGGGCCGACAAGCAGAGAGGCTGGCCTGAAGCCGGGAGCCGCCAGTCGCGGCACCAACCAGACCGGGGTGCGGCTCTACAACGAACGCCTGGTACTGTCGCTGATCCGCCGCCACCGCGAGTTGCCCAAGGCCGACATCGCCCGGCTGACCGGGCTGTCGCCGCAGACCATCTCGATCATCACCAATGCGCTTGAAGCCGATGGCCTGTTGCTGCGCGGCACGCCGCAGCGCGGCAAGGTCGGCCAGCCGCTGGTGCCCTACTCGCTCAACCCCGAGGGAGCGCTGAGCTTCGGGCTGAAGATCGGCCGGCGCAGCGTCGATCTCTACCTGATCAACTTTACCGGCCAGATCCTGAAGCTGCTGCACAAGACCTACCCCTACCCCACTCCCGAAAGCATCCGCCAGTTCGCCCGCGCCGGCATCGATGAACTGCTGGAGGGGCTGCCGCCGCCGCTGGTGGCAAGAATCGCCGGCCTCGGCATCGCCGCGCCCTACGAGATGTGGACCTGGCACCAGGAGATCGGCGCGCCCAGGGCCGAGATCGAGGCCTGGCGGCAGGTCGATGTGCGCGCCATGATGGCCGAGATCTGCCCATGGCCGGTCTACTTCGCCAACGACATCACCGCCGCCTGCGCCGCCGAGCTGATGTTCGGCATCGGCGCCGACCACATCGACTACCTCTACGTCTTCATCGGTTCGTTCATCGGTGGCGGGCTCGTGCTGAACGGCCATCTGTTCCCCGGCCGCACCCAGAATGCCGGCGCGCTCGGTTCGATGCCGGCGCCCGATCCCGGCCATGTCGTGCCCCCGGGGCGCACCCCGCAACTGATGAACGTCGCTTCGATCTACGTGCTGGAGCGCGAGTTGCTGGCCATCGGCCGCAACCCCGAGATCCTCTGGCAATCGCCGGACGACTGGGGCGACGACCTGGGAGAGGCGCTCGACCGCTGGATCGACGAAGTGGCCGAGAGCCTCGCCTACTCGATCGTCGCCGCCATCGCGGTGATCGATGTCGAGACGGTGCTGATCGACGGGGCCTTTCCCGCCGATGTACGCAGCCGCATCATCGAGCGCACCGGCGCCGCCGTGGGGCGCATCAACCGCCAGGGCCTGTCGCCGTTCCGGCTGTTGCCGGGCAGCATCGGCAATGCCGCCCGCGCCATGGGCGGCGCCTCGCTGCCGCTGCTCGCCAACTTCACCCAGGATCGCGAAGTGCTGTTCAAGGACAATGCGTGA
- a CDS encoding putative bifunctional diguanylate cyclase/phosphodiesterase: MSNIHRARFRRTLSMLVLASFVVVFAVAAVLLGGFLLWSAAQIDDNAVSRQAQRVVHAVEAQRSTTPREQESVAIWDDAVTAARNNDQSWLRDNIGRWMFSYFGHDESYVLRPDDTPLYASRDGRTRSPQSFAARGSAVLPLVEDLRKLTAAGYLDVPPSVSDYVLIDGQPAVASVMPLVSDSGNLEQPAGHEAILVSIVHLDLDFELRMIDRYMTEVGRFTTSADSAGDVESFPVTNRAGRIVAFYEWLPNRPGRELLQRTAPALVIAFIVVSALVTLLVHRLQRALRALETKRLDAERQATEDTLTSLPNRLSFDRQFDARLDASGLHDPPLALLMLDLDRFKQVNDTLGHHAGDELIRAVADRLRAVIGPTDTLARLGGDEFAIVHACYAGTIEVAGLAQRIVDSIARPFRIQGSEAFVGVSIGIVVATAGRRDRNELSRCADIALYEAKSAGRNRAVFYEEAMDEQVQDRHTIEAELREALRSPDQLWVAFQPLCGSAGEIIGAEALLRWTHPQLGAVSPARFVPVAESTGLIEQLGEFVLRRATEFGARWPGRSIAVNISPAQLRNPTFADRVFDLLAETGMQPADLEMEITEGILLDDESTVADTIRSFRRTGIRIALDDFGTGYSSLGYLKRYPVDRIKIDRSFIAQLTTANASDAIVQAMVTLAHALDIDVTAEGVETEEQFRALLGMGCNTFQGYLFSKPLTVDGIDTRFAAPLPRVA; this comes from the coding sequence ATGTCCAATATTCACCGCGCCAGGTTTCGACGCACGCTTTCGATGCTGGTGCTGGCATCGTTCGTGGTGGTCTTCGCCGTGGCCGCGGTGCTGCTGGGCGGGTTCCTGCTGTGGTCGGCCGCGCAGATCGACGACAACGCCGTCAGCCGACAGGCCCAACGCGTCGTCCATGCCGTCGAGGCGCAACGCTCGACCACGCCGCGCGAACAGGAGAGCGTCGCCATCTGGGACGACGCCGTCACGGCGGCCCGCAACAACGATCAGTCCTGGCTGCGCGACAATATCGGTCGCTGGATGTTCAGTTACTTCGGGCATGACGAAAGCTATGTGCTGCGCCCCGACGACACGCCGCTCTATGCCTCTCGTGATGGGCGCACCCGCTCGCCGCAAAGCTTCGCCGCTCGCGGCAGCGCCGTGCTGCCGCTGGTCGAGGACCTCCGCAAGCTCACTGCCGCCGGCTATCTCGACGTGCCGCCCAGCGTCTCCGACTATGTGCTGATCGACGGCCAGCCGGCCGTAGCCAGCGTGATGCCGCTGGTTTCAGACAGCGGCAATCTCGAGCAGCCGGCGGGCCATGAGGCGATCCTCGTGTCGATCGTGCATCTCGATCTCGATTTCGAGCTCAGGATGATCGATCGTTACATGACCGAGGTGGGCCGCTTCACCACCAGCGCCGACAGCGCCGGCGATGTCGAGAGCTTCCCGGTCACCAACCGTGCCGGCCGCATCGTCGCCTTCTACGAATGGCTGCCAAATCGCCCTGGCCGGGAGCTGCTGCAGCGCACCGCGCCGGCTTTGGTCATCGCTTTCATCGTCGTCTCAGCTCTGGTCACCCTGCTGGTGCATCGTCTGCAGCGCGCACTGCGCGCCCTCGAGACCAAGCGCCTCGATGCCGAGCGGCAGGCTACCGAGGATACCTTGACCAGCCTGCCCAACCGGCTGAGCTTCGATCGCCAGTTCGATGCCCGGCTCGATGCGAGCGGCCTGCACGACCCGCCGCTGGCGCTGCTGATGCTCGACCTCGACCGCTTCAAGCAGGTCAACGACACTCTCGGGCACCACGCCGGCGACGAGCTGATCCGCGCCGTCGCCGATCGGCTGCGCGCCGTGATCGGTCCCACCGACACGCTGGCGCGGCTCGGCGGCGACGAGTTCGCCATCGTCCATGCCTGCTACGCCGGCACCATCGAGGTCGCGGGGCTGGCGCAGCGCATCGTCGACAGCATCGCCAGACCGTTCCGCATCCAGGGCAGCGAGGCTTTCGTCGGCGTCTCGATCGGCATTGTCGTCGCCACGGCCGGGCGACGCGACCGGAACGAGCTCAGCCGGTGCGCCGATATCGCGCTCTACGAAGCCAAATCGGCCGGCCGCAACCGCGCCGTGTTCTACGAGGAGGCAATGGACGAGCAGGTGCAGGACCGGCACACCATCGAGGCCGAATTGCGTGAAGCGCTGCGCAGCCCCGACCAGCTCTGGGTGGCGTTCCAGCCGCTCTGCGGCAGCGCCGGCGAAATCATCGGCGCCGAGGCCCTGCTGCGCTGGACCCACCCGCAACTGGGCGCCGTGTCCCCGGCGCGGTTCGTCCCTGTCGCCGAAAGCACCGGGCTGATCGAGCAACTGGGCGAGTTCGTGCTGCGCCGCGCCACCGAGTTCGGAGCCCGCTGGCCCGGCCGCAGCATCGCCGTCAACATTTCGCCCGCCCAATTGCGCAACCCGACCTTCGCCGATCGGGTATTCGACCTGCTGGCCGAGACCGGCATGCAGCCGGCCGATCTCGAGATGGAGATCACCGAGGGCATCCTGCTCGACGACGAGTCGACCGTCGCCGACACCATCCGCAGCTTCCGCCGGACCGGCATCCGCATCGCCCTCGACGATTTCGGCACCGGCTATTCCTCGCTCGGCTACCTGAAGCGCTACCCGGTCGACCGCATCAAGATCGACCGTTCCTTCATCGCCCAGCTCACCACCGCCAACGCCTCCGACGCCATCGTCCAGGCCATGGTGACGCTGGCCCACGCACTCGACATCGACGTCACCGCCGAGGGCGTCGAGACCGAAGAGCAGTTCCGCGCCCTGCTCGGCATGGGCTGCAACACCTTCCAGGGCTACCTGTTCTCGAAACCCCTGACGGTCGACGGCATCGACACCCGCTTCGCCGCCCCGTTGCCGCGGGTGGCGTAG
- a CDS encoding MFS transporter, protein MATKNGWGEIFSGGNALPVAVFAGGVGMNAIEVYIGSTLMPSVVAEIGGLDLFAWVTTVFIVASIVASIFAAVRPFGLGPRQNYLIAATLFGLGSLICGLAPSMPILLVGRALQGFGGGLLAALTFMMVRLVFPEHLWARAFALASGIWGIATLVGPSIGGVFAELGIWRWAFFILVPFAALVGLLAVKVVPARSSEAGMTSLPIRQIGLMIVAVLALSTAGALSHDIVVAGSLTAVAILALVLFGLIERTARQKLFPTGTFRFGTLLASLFGTMVLLQMAITSDIFIPLFMQTLHGLGPLTAGYMVALVAVGWSSSSMLTAGWTGSRARLIIAGGPVLVLISAIGLALFVGHQNPTSSLGFIIPIGLSLLIMGVGIGTAWTQLTPRVMQAAPDGEHDVTSAALSTIQLFASGLGAALGGLIVNLAGLAAAVPTLVAAANWLYGLFILVAILVVPIGFSIARSEARLPRAAQPAE, encoded by the coding sequence CCACCCTGATGCCCTCGGTGGTGGCCGAGATCGGCGGGCTCGACCTGTTCGCCTGGGTGACGACGGTGTTCATCGTCGCCTCGATCGTCGCCTCGATCTTCGCGGCGGTGCGGCCGTTCGGGCTCGGCCCGCGGCAGAACTACCTGATCGCCGCCACCCTGTTCGGCCTGGGCAGCCTGATCTGCGGGCTGGCGCCCTCGATGCCGATTCTGCTGGTCGGGCGCGCCCTCCAGGGTTTCGGCGGCGGCCTGCTCGCCGCACTCACCTTCATGATGGTGCGCCTGGTGTTCCCTGAGCACCTGTGGGCCCGCGCCTTTGCACTCGCCTCGGGCATCTGGGGCATCGCGACGCTGGTCGGCCCCTCGATCGGCGGCGTCTTCGCCGAACTGGGCATCTGGCGCTGGGCCTTCTTCATCCTGGTGCCGTTCGCTGCCCTGGTCGGCCTGCTGGCGGTGAAGGTCGTGCCCGCGAGGAGCAGCGAAGCCGGGATGACCAGCCTGCCGATCCGCCAGATCGGGTTGATGATCGTCGCCGTGCTGGCGCTGTCGACCGCCGGAGCGCTGTCGCACGACATCGTCGTCGCCGGCAGTCTCACCGCCGTCGCGATCCTGGCGCTGGTGCTGTTCGGGCTGATCGAGCGGACCGCGCGCCAGAAGCTCTTCCCCACCGGCACCTTCCGCTTCGGCACGCTGCTCGCCTCGCTGTTCGGCACCATGGTGCTGCTGCAGATGGCGATCACTTCCGACATCTTCATTCCGCTGTTCATGCAGACCCTGCATGGCCTCGGGCCGCTCACCGCCGGCTACATGGTGGCGCTGGTCGCCGTCGGCTGGAGCTCGAGCTCGATGCTGACCGCCGGCTGGACCGGCAGCCGCGCCCGCCTGATCATCGCCGGCGGCCCGGTGCTGGTGCTGATCTCGGCGATCGGCCTGGCGCTGTTCGTCGGCCACCAGAACCCGACCTCGAGCCTCGGCTTCATCATCCCCATCGGGCTTTCGCTGCTGATCATGGGGGTCGGCATCGGCACCGCCTGGACGCAGCTCACCCCGCGGGTGATGCAGGCAGCGCCCGACGGCGAACACGACGTCACCTCGGCGGCGCTCAGCACCATCCAGCTGTTTGCGTCAGGCCTCGGCGCGGCGCTGGGCGGCCTGATCGTCAACCTCGCCGGCCTCGCGGCGGCGGTGCCCACCCTGGTCGCGGCGGCCAACTGGCTTTACGGGCTGTTCATCCTCGTCGCGATCCTCGTGGTGCCGATCGGCTTCAGTATCGCCCGCAGCGAGGCCCGCCTGCCCCGCGCCGCCCAGCCGGCGGAATAG
- a CDS encoding ATP-binding cassette domain-containing protein: MSELTNTTLPSGNAGDIVLEGRGLNKRYGRVVALDNADFDLRRNEILAVIGDNGAGKSTLIKALCGAVIPDSGQILLDGQPVHFKSPMDARDAGIETVYQNLALSPALSIADNMFLGRELRKPGWTGNLFRRLDRTRMAKIARDKLSELGLLTIQNIHQSVETLSGGQRQGVAVARAAAFGSRVVIMDEPTAALGVKESRRVLELMLDVKKRGLPIVLISHNMPHVFEVADRIHIHRLGKRIAIINPKEFSMSDAVAIMTGAMKPPVEGATGPTHHYQVGEAPQLQ, from the coding sequence ATGAGCGAGCTGACCAACACGACGCTGCCATCAGGCAATGCCGGGGATATCGTGCTCGAGGGCAGGGGCCTCAACAAGCGTTATGGGCGCGTCGTGGCGCTCGACAACGCCGATTTCGACCTGCGCCGCAACGAGATCCTCGCCGTGATCGGCGATAACGGCGCCGGCAAATCGACGCTGATCAAGGCGCTGTGCGGCGCGGTGATCCCCGATAGCGGCCAGATCCTGCTAGACGGCCAGCCGGTGCATTTCAAATCGCCGATGGATGCGCGCGATGCCGGCATCGAAACGGTGTACCAGAACCTGGCGCTCTCGCCCGCGCTGTCGATCGCCGACAACATGTTCCTGGGGCGTGAACTGAGGAAGCCGGGCTGGACCGGCAACCTGTTCCGCCGGCTCGACCGCACCAGGATGGCCAAGATCGCCCGCGACAAGCTGAGCGAACTGGGCCTGCTGACCATCCAGAACATCCACCAGTCGGTCGAGACACTGTCGGGTGGGCAGCGGCAGGGCGTGGCGGTGGCGCGGGCCGCGGCGTTCGGCTCACGCGTGGTGATCATGGACGAGCCGACGGCGGCGCTCGGGGTCAAGGAGAGCCGGCGCGTGCTCGAACTGATGCTCGACGTGAAAAAGCGCGGCTTGCCGATCGTCCTCATCTCGCACAACATGCCGCACGTGTTCGAGGTCGCAGACCGCATCCACATTCACCGGCTCGGCAAGCGCATCGCGATCATCAACCCCAAGGAATTCTCCATGTCGGATGCAGTGGCGATCATGACCGGGGCGATGAAGCCGCCGGTCGAGGGCGCCACCGGCCCGACGCATCACTACCAAGTCGGCGAGGCCCCCCAGTTACAATGA
- a CDS encoding substrate-binding domain-containing protein — MGLSYLKMALCGAIVAGGLMSGVALAQEITVGLITKTETNPFFVKMREGAEAKAKELGLKLITAAGKFDGDNDAQVAAIENLISAGAKGFAIVPSDSKAIVPTIQKAKDAGLMVIVLDTPLDPMDAATATFATDNRKAGDLIGKWAAGTLGDKAKDASIVFLDLATNQPTVDYLRDQGFMAGFGIDVKDPNKYGDEDDKRICTHEISQGDQEKGRTAMENALQKCPNVNVVYTINEPAAAGAWEALKAVGKDDGSVLIVSVDGGCPGVANVKAGVIGATSQQYPLKMASMALEAIATGKLPEIDPKAGFLDTGATLVTDKPVAGVESIDTTKGAELCWG, encoded by the coding sequence ATGGGACTTAGCTATCTGAAGATGGCGCTCTGTGGGGCGATCGTCGCCGGCGGCCTGATGAGCGGCGTGGCGCTCGCGCAGGAAATCACCGTCGGCCTGATCACCAAGACCGAGACCAACCCGTTCTTCGTCAAGATGCGCGAGGGCGCCGAGGCCAAGGCCAAGGAACTGGGGCTCAAGCTGATCACCGCCGCCGGCAAGTTCGACGGCGACAATGACGCCCAGGTGGCGGCGATCGAGAACCTGATCTCGGCGGGCGCCAAGGGCTTTGCGATCGTGCCGTCGGATTCGAAGGCGATCGTGCCGACGATCCAGAAGGCCAAGGATGCCGGCCTGATGGTGATCGTGCTCGATACGCCGCTCGATCCGATGGATGCGGCGACCGCGACCTTTGCCACCGACAACCGCAAGGCCGGTGACCTGATCGGCAAATGGGCGGCCGGCACGCTGGGTGACAAGGCCAAGGACGCATCGATCGTCTTCCTCGACCTCGCTACCAACCAGCCCACCGTCGACTACCTGCGCGACCAGGGCTTCATGGCCGGCTTCGGCATCGACGTGAAGGACCCCAACAAGTACGGCGACGAAGACGACAAGCGCATCTGCACGCACGAAATCAGCCAGGGCGACCAGGAAAAGGGCCGCACCGCAATGGAGAACGCGCTGCAGAAGTGCCCGAACGTCAACGTGGTCTACACCATCAACGAACCCGCGGCAGCAGGCGCCTGGGAAGCGCTGAAGGCGGTGGGCAAGGATGACGGCTCGGTGCTGATCGTCTCGGTCGATGGCGGCTGCCCGGGCGTCGCCAACGTCAAGGCGGGTGTGATCGGCGCGACCAGCCAGCAATACCCGTTGAAGATGGCGTCAATGGCCCTCGAAGCCATCGCCACGGGCAAGCTGCCCGAGATCGACCCCAAGGCCGGGTTCCTCGATACCGGCGCGACGCTGGTGACCGACAAGCCGGTGGCCGGCGTCGAGTCGATCGACACCACCAAGGGCGCCGAGCTCTGCTGGGGCTGA
- a CDS encoding ABC transporter permease, which translates to MSDDAAGSATAETGLKGAASEVASFEEDRKGIVRTIQGILHEYPTLIPLIVLVVGTVIFAIAAPGKFLSPLNLSVVLQQVTIVAILGMAQTLVILTAGIDLSVGLIMILCSVVMGRTAVTYGVPVWIAFPLGLLAGIACGFLNGILVTALRLPPFIVTLGTWSIFGALNTFYSNSETIRSQDMEAAAPFLLWLGKLFKLYDIGLFFGLDLPWLRGWVVTYGSVLMIVLAIVLSYILGRTAFGRHVYATGDDPDAARLSGINTNRVLLAVYALAGLICAIAAWVLIGRIGGVSPQAGQTANLDSITAVVIGGTSLFGGRGSIIGTLFGALIVGVFRNGLALSGLALLWQDFAVGVLIIVAVTIDQWIRKISA; encoded by the coding sequence ATGAGCGACGACGCAGCCGGTTCGGCGACTGCTGAGACTGGATTGAAGGGCGCGGCCAGCGAGGTCGCGAGCTTCGAGGAAGACCGCAAGGGGATCGTCCGCACCATCCAGGGCATCCTGCACGAATATCCCACCCTCATCCCGCTCATCGTCCTCGTCGTCGGCACGGTGATCTTCGCCATCGCTGCGCCCGGGAAATTCCTGTCGCCATTGAACCTGTCAGTGGTGCTGCAGCAGGTAACCATCGTCGCCATTCTCGGCATGGCGCAGACCCTGGTGATCCTCACCGCGGGCATCGACCTCAGCGTCGGGCTGATCATGATCCTGTGTTCGGTGGTCATGGGGCGCACCGCCGTCACCTATGGCGTTCCAGTCTGGATCGCCTTTCCACTCGGCCTCCTGGCCGGCATCGCCTGCGGCTTTCTCAACGGCATCCTGGTCACTGCGTTGCGGCTGCCGCCCTTCATCGTGACGCTCGGCACCTGGAGCATTTTCGGGGCGCTCAACACTTTCTATTCCAACAGCGAGACCATCCGCTCACAGGACATGGAAGCGGCGGCGCCGTTCCTCTTGTGGCTGGGCAAGCTGTTCAAGCTCTACGATATCGGGCTGTTCTTCGGGCTCGACCTGCCATGGTTGCGCGGCTGGGTGGTCACCTATGGCTCGGTGCTGATGATCGTGCTGGCGATCGTGCTCAGCTACATCCTGGGGCGAACCGCCTTCGGCCGGCACGTCTACGCCACCGGCGACGACCCCGACGCGGCGCGGCTCTCGGGCATCAACACCAACCGCGTGCTGCTCGCCGTCTATGCGCTGGCCGGGCTGATCTGCGCCATCGCCGCCTGGGTACTGATCGGGCGGATCGGCGGGGTCAGCCCGCAGGCAGGGCAGACCGCCAATCTCGACTCGATCACCGCCGTGGTGATCGGCGGCACGAGCCTCTTCGGCGGGCGCGGCTCGATCATCGGCACGCTGTTCGGCGCGCTGATCGTCGGGGTGTTCCGCAACGGGCTGGCGCTCTCGGGCCTCGCGTTGCTGTGGCAGGATTTCGCCGTCGGCGTCTTGATCATCGTCGCCGTCACCATCGACCAGTGGATCAGGAAGATTTCGGCATGA
- a CDS encoding NAD(P)-dependent alcohol dehydrogenase, with product MTKMRALVLEKQHELKLRDIDLPTEVGPGEVKIKLHTVGVCGSDVHYYTHGRIGPFVVNAPMVLGHEAAGTVVEVGAGVSTLKVGDRVCMEPGIPDPNSKASRLGMYNIDPAVTFWATPPIHGVLTPYVVHPANYTFKLPDNVSFAEGAMVEPFAVGMQAATKAKITPGDTAIVMGAGPIGTMVALAALAGGCARVIITDLVQPKLDIAGRYQGIIPVNIKDKNLVEEINRLTENWGADVVFECSGSPRAWKGIVDVVRPGGTIVVVGLPVEPVDFDIASLSVKEITIASVFRYAHQYDRAIALMASGRVDLKPLISETFSFEDSIKAFDRAVEARPTDVKLQILMEA from the coding sequence ATGACCAAAATGCGTGCCCTGGTGCTCGAAAAGCAGCACGAACTCAAACTCCGCGACATCGACCTGCCGACCGAGGTCGGGCCGGGCGAGGTCAAGATCAAGCTGCACACGGTGGGCGTCTGCGGTTCGGATGTGCACTACTACACGCATGGGCGGATCGGCCCGTTCGTGGTCAACGCGCCGATGGTGCTGGGGCACGAGGCGGCCGGCACGGTGGTCGAAGTGGGGGCAGGGGTCAGCACCCTCAAGGTGGGCGATCGCGTCTGCATGGAGCCCGGCATCCCCGATCCGAACAGCAAGGCGTCGCGGCTCGGGATGTACAATATCGATCCGGCGGTCACCTTCTGGGCGACGCCGCCGATCCATGGCGTGCTCACCCCCTATGTAGTTCATCCGGCCAACTACACCTTCAAGCTGCCCGACAATGTGAGCTTTGCCGAAGGCGCCATGGTCGAGCCGTTCGCCGTCGGCATGCAGGCAGCGACCAAGGCCAAGATCACCCCGGGCGACACCGCCATCGTCATGGGCGCCGGGCCGATCGGCACCATGGTGGCGCTGGCGGCGCTGGCCGGCGGTTGCGCGCGGGTGATCATCACCGACCTGGTACAACCCAAGCTCGATATTGCCGGGCGGTACCAGGGAATCATTCCGGTCAACATCAAGGACAAGAACCTCGTCGAGGAGATCAACCGCCTCACCGAGAACTGGGGCGCCGACGTGGTGTTCGAGTGCTCGGGCAGCCCGCGGGCCTGGAAGGGCATCGTCGACGTGGTGCGGCCGGGCGGCACCATCGTGGTGGTCGGCCTGCCGGTAGAGCCGGTGGATTTCGACATCGCTTCGCTGTCGGTGAAGGAAATCACCATCGCCTCGGTGTTCCGCTACGCTCACCAATACGACAGGGCCATCGCGCTCATGGCCTCGGGCCGGGTGGATCTGAAGCCGCTGATCTCCGAGACGTTCAGCTTCGAGGATTCGATCAAGGCCTTCGACCGGGCGGTGGAAGCGCGGCCGACCGATGTGAAGCTGCAGATTTTGATGGAGGCCTAG